Proteins from one Streptomyces sp. NBC_00289 genomic window:
- a CDS encoding NmrA/HSCARG family protein, with product MSTQTTGTIAVFGATGQQGGAVVDALLDHKATVRALVRNPQSDRAQALAARGVELAAIRTDDPASLAAALTAVEAFYFMTPEANNLEEVETEIRIGTALVDAAVAARVPHVVFNSVFGADRERGVPHHDSKHSIEEHLRKSGLRAAMVRPTPFMEEMAPSLEHGEIVLRLPLPEDVALKMISVRDVGRVAAALLLDTAEAPGGAVELVGDELTGPQIATAFGARAGLPARYEALPLSVLPSDLDRAMFRQFAKAAEHPSDLAVVRAIEPATLDLAEWIRSTGWTAPTNVAGS from the coding sequence ATGAGCACACAGACGACCGGCACGATCGCAGTCTTCGGCGCGACGGGGCAACAGGGCGGGGCGGTGGTCGACGCGCTGCTGGACCACAAGGCCACGGTGCGGGCCCTGGTCCGCAACCCGCAATCCGACCGGGCTCAGGCGCTGGCCGCCCGCGGCGTCGAGCTGGCGGCCATCCGGACCGACGACCCGGCGTCGCTGGCCGCCGCGCTGACGGCGGTCGAGGCGTTCTACTTCATGACCCCGGAAGCGAACAACCTCGAAGAGGTCGAGACGGAGATCCGCATCGGCACCGCGCTCGTCGACGCGGCGGTCGCGGCACGCGTCCCGCACGTCGTGTTCAACTCGGTCTTCGGTGCGGACCGGGAGCGGGGTGTGCCGCACCATGACTCGAAGCACTCGATCGAGGAGCACCTGAGGAAGTCCGGCCTCAGGGCCGCGATGGTTCGCCCGACCCCCTTCATGGAGGAGATGGCACCGAGCCTGGAGCACGGAGAGATCGTGCTGAGGCTGCCGCTGCCGGAGGACGTCGCCCTGAAGATGATCTCGGTCAGGGACGTCGGCCGGGTCGCCGCCGCGCTCCTGCTCGACACCGCGGAGGCACCCGGCGGAGCCGTCGAGCTCGTCGGCGACGAGCTGACGGGCCCTCAGATCGCCACGGCGTTCGGCGCGCGCGCCGGGCTCCCGGCACGTTACGAGGCCCTCCCGTTGAGCGTGCTTCCCAGCGACCTCGACAGGGCGATGTTCCGCCAGTTCGCGAAGGCGGCGGAACACCCGTCGGATCTTGCGGTGGTGCGGGCGATCGAGCCGGCCACCCTCGACCTGGCCGAGTGGATCCGATCCACCGGCTGGACCGCGCCCACAAACGTGGCTGGTTCCTGA
- a CDS encoding AraC family transcriptional regulator, producing MSDPSGEPSFCTDDAPLSAPLAHGADVAAHFHDYGQLRYAARGALVTATQVGTWVAPASRIMWVPPFAVHSSKAYGETDIRVLSLPVTLTGQLPAEPSVFVASALLREAYLALMSEGEPLESPRARLLIDVVLAELARAAQEPLRLPEPIDRRLKAVTDLLHMDPASPATLAELGHRTGASERTLSRLFGSELSMSFRQWRTLLRIQRALIELSDGASVTDTAIRLGWSNPSSFIDAFTELVGQTPGGYRSSARSSRSSHG from the coding sequence GTGTCCGACCCCAGCGGCGAGCCGAGCTTCTGCACCGACGATGCGCCGTTGTCGGCGCCGCTGGCCCATGGCGCCGACGTGGCCGCGCACTTCCACGACTACGGCCAGCTCCGCTACGCCGCGCGTGGGGCCCTGGTCACAGCGACCCAGGTGGGCACCTGGGTGGCGCCGGCCAGTCGGATCATGTGGGTGCCGCCCTTCGCGGTGCACAGCAGCAAGGCGTACGGCGAGACGGACATCCGGGTGCTGTCGCTGCCCGTGACGCTGACCGGACAGCTGCCGGCCGAGCCGTCGGTCTTCGTGGCGAGCGCGTTGCTGCGCGAGGCCTATCTGGCGCTGATGAGCGAGGGCGAGCCGCTGGAGAGCCCCCGTGCGCGGCTGCTGATCGACGTCGTACTCGCCGAGCTCGCCCGCGCCGCACAGGAGCCGCTGCGCCTCCCGGAGCCGATCGACCGGCGTCTCAAGGCGGTCACCGACCTGCTTCACATGGACCCGGCAAGCCCGGCGACCCTGGCCGAGCTGGGCCACCGCACGGGCGCCAGCGAACGCACCCTGAGCCGACTGTTCGGCAGCGAGCTGTCGATGAGCTTCCGTCAGTGGCGCACCCTGCTGCGCATTCAACGGGCGCTGATCGAGCTCAGCGACGGCGCCTCGGTCACCGACACGGCGATCCGGCTGGGCTGGTCGAACCCCAGCAGCTTCATCGACGCCTTCACCGAGCTGGTCGGTCAGACACCGGGGGGCTATCGCTCGTCGGCTCGGTCCTCCCGCAGCTCCCATGGGTGA
- a CDS encoding type II toxin-antitoxin system RelE/ParE family toxin yields MTPSAITQSSSPASAASAGATLSDLIVQSLTRHSSSEAFVAGDRRLTYAQVRDLVSQYMGALSRRGVGLGVGVTSPGSAGATEVRLLFVFDPDRQAVILVGGDKAGNWSGWYRVAVPQAEQAYAEHLKRIDGEDGAR; encoded by the coding sequence GTGACTCCCTCCGCCATCACCCAGAGCTCCTCGCCGGCATCGGCGGCCTCGGCCGGTGCGACGCTGAGCGACCTCATCGTCCAGTCGCTGACGCGGCACAGCTCGTCGGAGGCGTTCGTCGCGGGCGACCGGCGACTGACCTACGCCCAGGTGCGGGACCTGGTCTCGCAGTACATGGGTGCGCTCAGTCGGCGCGGCGTTGGCCTGGGGGTGGGCGTCACCAGCCCCGGCTCGGCAGGAGCCACGGAAGTGCGGTTGCTGTTCGTGTTCGACCCGGACCGCCAGGCCGTGATCCTGGTCGGCGGTGACAAGGCGGGCAACTGGTCCGGCTGGTACCGCGTCGCGGTGCCCCAGGCGGAGCAGGCATACGCGGAGCATCTGAAGCGAATCGATGGAGAGGACGGGGCACGATGA
- a CDS encoding XRE family transcriptional regulator produces MTDHLKDPQAVSWGDLAEDFAFTDAEKDQIQEGAQAMVLASRVHRLAELRKRQHTTQVQVAEAMGVTQARVSRIEKGQLERSEVDTLAAYVKALGGKLKIVADFGDETYVLG; encoded by the coding sequence ATGACTGATCACCTCAAGGACCCGCAGGCCGTCTCCTGGGGAGACCTGGCCGAGGACTTCGCCTTCACCGATGCCGAAAAGGACCAGATTCAGGAGGGGGCTCAGGCGATGGTCCTGGCCTCCCGTGTGCACCGCCTCGCCGAGTTGCGGAAGCGGCAGCACACCACACAGGTCCAGGTTGCCGAAGCCATGGGTGTCACCCAGGCTCGCGTCTCACGCATCGAGAAGGGGCAACTGGAGCGCAGCGAGGTCGACACCCTCGCTGCCTACGTCAAGGCGCTCGGCGGCAAGCTGAAGATCGTCGCTGACTTCGGCGATGAGACCTACGTCCTCGGCTGA
- a CDS encoding FUSC family protein — protein MSWLSKVFELNPVGLNWPRGVLFLDIALVPLIVFRAIGHEQYLVSALFGLLFAWLADPGGGYGHRASHIAVFALIGAGLTALGFGIGGEAWGWLVLATFAVTLVAGLTVAFGVHRFIAAVLLNLWFIVALGLAFSLHHHARIPSYTWAQVLAWTGGAALWIVMTCVGWLIHGRQDRPQPVAEFPGDTSRRKLTQPLIMFAVIRALVMAGTVALAFGLNLSHGTWLTIAAMIAMKPSLEQATLVSVQRLVGALIGAAAAALLLLVPTSEHGLRLFAVERGLEVVAFVLFMHGVAIQFWNYALYSAAIAMGTLILVDLPQPSDYAAEGYRVLWTVCGVGIALLVMLLAGLLAKHTTKAPPQPA, from the coding sequence ATGAGCTGGCTGTCGAAGGTGTTCGAGCTCAACCCCGTGGGGCTCAACTGGCCGCGAGGGGTGCTGTTCCTGGACATCGCGCTGGTGCCGCTGATCGTGTTCAGGGCGATCGGGCATGAGCAGTATCTTGTCAGCGCATTGTTCGGCCTGCTGTTCGCTTGGCTGGCCGACCCGGGAGGCGGCTACGGGCACCGCGCGTCGCACATCGCCGTCTTTGCGCTGATCGGCGCAGGATTGACCGCGCTGGGGTTCGGCATCGGGGGAGAAGCCTGGGGCTGGCTGGTGCTTGCGACCTTCGCGGTCACGCTGGTGGCCGGCCTGACGGTCGCGTTCGGGGTGCACAGGTTCATTGCCGCGGTGCTTCTGAACCTTTGGTTCATCGTCGCCCTTGGGCTCGCGTTCAGCCTTCATCATCACGCCCGCATCCCCAGTTACACCTGGGCTCAGGTGCTCGCCTGGACCGGAGGGGCGGCGCTGTGGATCGTGATGACGTGCGTCGGGTGGCTGATCCACGGGCGCCAGGACCGACCTCAGCCGGTCGCGGAGTTCCCCGGTGACACCTCGCGGCGGAAGCTGACCCAGCCGCTGATCATGTTCGCGGTGATCCGCGCTCTGGTCATGGCCGGCACCGTCGCGCTCGCGTTCGGACTCAACCTGTCGCACGGCACCTGGCTGACGATCGCGGCCATGATCGCCATGAAGCCGAGTCTGGAGCAGGCCACGCTCGTATCCGTGCAACGCCTTGTCGGCGCACTGATCGGCGCCGCCGCGGCTGCGCTGCTGCTGCTGGTGCCCACCAGTGAACACGGACTCAGGCTTTTCGCGGTCGAGCGCGGACTCGAAGTGGTCGCGTTCGTCCTGTTCATGCACGGGGTGGCGATTCAATTCTGGAACTACGCCCTGTACTCCGCGGCCATCGCCATGGGAACGCTCATCCTGGTGGACCTTCCGCAGCCGTCCGACTATGCCGCCGAGGGCTACCGGGTGCTGTGGACGGTGTGCGGCGTGGGGATCGCTCTGCTCGTCATGCTGCTTGCCGGCCTGCTCGCCAAGCACACCACCAAAGCCCCGCCACAACCAGCCTGA